In Aerococcus loyolae, a genomic segment contains:
- the cobJ gene encoding precorrin-3B C(17)-methyltransferase has protein sequence MLYIVGLGPGDKDLMTKECLEVLDQVEIIVGYKTYIALIEDLIKGKEVYSTGMKGEIDRCQKAIELAKDTDKDIAVVCSGDSGIYAMAGLIFELLASQEEDIPVKVIPGLSAGIAGAANLGAPLMNDFCFISLSDLMTPWAMIEKRLHAAAQGDFVICLYNPRSKGRPKHLAKALEIIKSYKGGDIVVGIVKDVGRKEEETIITTIDELDEEVVDMTTTVIVGNRFTKVYKNWMYTPRGYEDKYGI, from the coding sequence GGACTTAATGACCAAGGAATGTCTTGAAGTTCTTGACCAGGTGGAAATTATTGTCGGTTATAAGACCTATATTGCCTTAATTGAAGACTTGATTAAAGGTAAGGAAGTTTATTCCACCGGCATGAAAGGGGAGATTGACCGCTGCCAAAAGGCTATTGAATTAGCTAAAGATACCGATAAGGATATCGCGGTGGTCTGCAGTGGGGACTCAGGCATTTACGCCATGGCTGGTTTAATTTTTGAATTATTAGCCAGTCAAGAAGAAGATATCCCCGTCAAGGTTATCCCCGGCCTCAGTGCCGGGATTGCTGGAGCAGCCAACCTCGGTGCCCCGCTAATGAATGACTTTTGCTTTATTAGCCTGAGTGACTTAATGACACCATGGGCTATGATTGAAAAACGTCTCCATGCCGCAGCCCAAGGGGATTTTGTGATTTGTTTGTACAATCCCCGTTCTAAAGGTCGGCCCAAACATTTAGCTAAGGCCCTAGAGATTATTAAATCCTATAAGGGCGGCGATATTGTCGTTGGGATCGTTAAGGATGTGGGCCGTAAAGAGGAAGAAACCATCATTACGACCATTGATGAGCTCGATGAGGAAGTCGTTGATATGACGACCACAGTGATTGTGGGCAACCGCTTTACTAAGGTTTACAAGAACTGGATGTATACGCCCCGCGGCTACGAAGATAAGTATGGGATTTAA
- the cobK gene encoding precorrin-6A reductase, which translates to MILLFGGTSDSIKIMETLLEGGCEVTLSVATNYGKIYSKKFKDRVIQSRMDQAEMETYLKDHAIDLVVDATHPFADLVSKNAIAAAQAVGIPYLRFERPLSKADPHIQQVTSLAQACQRAESLWQEKGHGVEDHIYLATGSKTVGDFTQVLGPERLVVRVLPVASVVKHCEAAGLSAGQIHAIKPPYSKALNIELYKKVNAQIMITKESGQAGGMDEKVSAALDRGMDVIEITRPYVAYPEMTHDIDEVLSLSRQLLKEGQSSADDGHSKENLDD; encoded by the coding sequence ATGATACTTCTATTTGGTGGGACCTCGGATAGCATAAAAATAATGGAGACCCTACTTGAAGGGGGTTGTGAGGTGACCCTTTCAGTGGCGACTAACTATGGCAAGATTTATTCGAAAAAATTTAAGGATCGAGTGATCCAAAGTCGGATGGACCAAGCTGAGATGGAGACTTACCTCAAAGACCATGCCATTGACCTGGTGGTTGATGCCACCCATCCCTTTGCTGATCTGGTGTCCAAGAATGCCATTGCTGCTGCTCAGGCGGTAGGGATTCCTTATTTACGTTTCGAACGTCCCTTGTCTAAGGCAGACCCTCACATCCAGCAAGTGACTTCTTTAGCTCAAGCTTGTCAAAGAGCCGAAAGCCTGTGGCAAGAAAAAGGCCATGGTGTTGAGGATCATATTTACCTAGCGACTGGCTCGAAGACGGTAGGCGATTTTACCCAAGTCTTAGGGCCTGAGCGCTTAGTTGTGCGCGTTCTTCCTGTCGCTTCCGTGGTCAAACATTGTGAAGCAGCTGGCCTATCAGCGGGACAAATCCACGCCATTAAACCGCCTTATTCTAAGGCTTTAAATATTGAGCTCTATAAAAAGGTCAATGCCCAGATCATGATTACCAAGGAAAGTGGCCAGGCCGGCGGGATGGATGAGAAGGTTTCTGCTGCCTTAGACCGGGGCATGGATGTGATTGAAATTACCCGGCCTTATGTGGCTTATCCCGAAATGACCCATGATATCGATGAGGTCCTTTCCCTTAGCCGTCAATTATTAAAAGAAGGTCAATCGTCAGCAGATGATGGCCACAGTAAGGAGAATCTTGATGACTAG
- the cobA gene encoding uroporphyrinogen-III C-methyltransferase: protein MTSGKVYLVGAGLGRLGNLSLAAYDCLQKADIIFYDRLINQNLLQVAPSSCLLVNVGKKPGNHSHSQEEITQQLIQASQEYQVIVRLKSGDPYLFGRGGEEAMALSEAGVDFAVIPGITSAIAGLAYAGIPATYRDKSSSLHIYTGQSRAGRTDLDYQAIAKSQGTRVFLMAVKALGDIVKGLIGAGLDEKTPMAAIEWAGRAQERYLVSDLGHMLDDCQAAQIKAPALFVLGEVVIDQQKLDFFSQAPLFGHQIAVSVQTPLTDCLALEDLGADLIFYPDPAAESSRQELAKTALKQADIMISQELLNPWQENLAAETLHFHGSVDDFIHHFSKQ from the coding sequence ATGACTAGCGGAAAAGTTTATTTAGTAGGTGCCGGCTTAGGTCGCTTAGGTAATCTCAGCTTAGCGGCCTATGATTGCCTGCAAAAGGCCGATATTATCTTCTATGACCGCCTCATTAATCAAAATCTACTGCAAGTCGCCCCCAGTTCCTGCCTCTTGGTTAATGTGGGCAAGAAGCCGGGGAACCACTCTCATTCTCAGGAAGAGATTACCCAGCAACTTATCCAAGCTAGCCAGGAATACCAAGTTATTGTCCGTTTAAAAAGTGGCGACCCCTACCTCTTTGGACGGGGTGGGGAAGAGGCCATGGCCCTGTCAGAAGCAGGTGTGGATTTTGCAGTCATTCCCGGTATCACTTCAGCTATTGCCGGCTTAGCCTATGCCGGTATCCCGGCCACCTACCGGGATAAGTCAAGTTCCCTACACATCTATACCGGTCAGAGCCGGGCGGGGCGAACCGACTTAGATTATCAAGCCATTGCTAAGAGCCAGGGGACTAGAGTCTTTCTAATGGCGGTAAAAGCTCTAGGAGACATTGTTAAGGGTCTTATAGGAGCTGGTCTGGATGAAAAAACGCCTATGGCAGCTATTGAGTGGGCAGGAAGGGCTCAAGAGCGCTACTTGGTATCTGACTTAGGTCATATGCTTGATGATTGTCAAGCTGCCCAGATCAAGGCTCCCGCCCTCTTTGTTCTCGGGGAGGTAGTGATTGACCAGCAAAAACTCGACTTCTTCAGTCAAGCCCCTCTTTTTGGACATCAGATTGCTGTGTCAGTACAAACTCCCCTGACCGATTGCCTGGCCCTGGAAGATTTGGGGGCTGATTTAATCTTTTATCCTGATCCAGCTGCTGAAAGTAGCCGTCAAGAGCTGGCAAAAACCGCTCTTAAGCAGGCTGATATTATGATTAGCCAAGAGCTACTTAATCCTTGGCAAGAAAATTTGGCAGCGGAAACCCTACATTTCCATGGCAGTGTTGATGATTTTATCCATCATTTTAGTAAACAATAA
- a CDS encoding sirohydrochlorin cobaltochelatase → MKSAILLASFGTTFKKTRELTIETIYQELKSAYPNWSIYQAYTSNIVRKRIQEHEGLTRLSPLEALESLKAEGYQKVYVQPLHVISGSEVDKIYQAQRETTDQDFQVKIARPLLDIYPDYQDLLSVLDQDIQDLSHDEVMVYMAHGTQAPQFTSYVTLDYMLADKPAYVRCVESYPELEEDFIKDLRQKGVKTVHLRPLMLVAGDHAHNDMASEDPDSWQTQFENYGFHVKIHLEGLGEDPAIRQLYLKHLGELMEDDHAG, encoded by the coding sequence ATGAAAAGTGCCATTTTACTAGCAAGTTTCGGGACCACTTTTAAAAAGACCCGTGAATTAACCATCGAAACCATTTATCAAGAGCTTAAGTCTGCCTATCCCAACTGGTCCATTTACCAGGCCTATACGTCAAACATCGTGCGCAAACGCATCCAGGAACATGAAGGCTTGACCCGGCTGTCCCCCCTAGAAGCCTTAGAGTCTTTAAAAGCTGAGGGCTACCAGAAAGTCTATGTCCAACCCCTCCATGTGATTTCTGGGAGTGAGGTTGATAAAATTTACCAAGCACAAAGAGAAACCACTGACCAAGACTTCCAAGTGAAGATTGCCCGTCCCCTCTTAGATATCTATCCAGACTACCAAGACCTGCTCTCAGTTTTGGACCAAGACATCCAAGATCTCTCCCATGATGAGGTCATGGTTTATATGGCCCATGGGACCCAAGCGCCCCAATTTACTAGCTATGTGACCCTCGATTATATGCTAGCCGATAAGCCGGCTTATGTCCGCTGTGTGGAAAGTTATCCTGAATTGGAGGAAGACTTTATCAAAGACTTACGGCAAAAAGGCGTCAAAACCGTCCACTTGCGTCCTCTCATGCTGGTGGCTGGCGACCATGCCCATAATGATATGGCTTCCGAGGATCCTGATTCTTGGCAAACCCAATTTGAAAATTATGGCTTCCATGTCAAAATTCACTTGGAAGGTTTGGGAGAAGACCCAGCTATTCGTCAACTCTATCTCAAACACTTAGGCGAATTGATGGAGGACGACCATGCCGGCTAA
- the cobI gene encoding precorrin-2 C(20)-methyltransferase, which translates to MPAKLYGIGVGPGDKGYLTLNAIEKLKAVDIIYVPTGKKGQASLAFSIAEPYIPSHTPVKTYHFPMTKDRAVKTKQWDQVAQAMAQDLDQGKSIAFLTLGDPSTYSTFTYLEERLRQDYPVELVAGITSYQAMAAALQVPLVIDEESFTVLPATTSTDLIRLSLKNADTIVIMKIKRHLKKILALLDEENLRDQAQIISQATMEAETVYRDLSDWQGDEKISYFSTMIVRKSKEA; encoded by the coding sequence ATGCCGGCTAAATTATATGGAATCGGTGTTGGACCTGGAGATAAGGGTTATTTGACCCTAAATGCCATTGAAAAGCTTAAGGCCGTCGATATTATCTATGTGCCTACCGGGAAAAAAGGTCAAGCCAGCTTGGCCTTTTCCATTGCTGAGCCTTATATCCCTAGCCACACCCCGGTAAAGACCTATCACTTTCCCATGACTAAGGACCGGGCAGTGAAGACCAAGCAATGGGACCAAGTGGCCCAAGCCATGGCCCAGGACCTTGACCAAGGCAAGTCCATTGCCTTCTTAACCCTGGGGGATCCATCAACTTATTCCACCTTTACCTACCTGGAAGAACGCTTGCGCCAGGATTACCCTGTGGAGCTGGTGGCGGGGATAACCTCTTACCAAGCTATGGCAGCTGCTCTCCAAGTTCCTCTGGTGATTGATGAAGAAAGTTTTACCGTCCTACCAGCGACAACGTCTACTGACCTCATCCGTCTGAGTCTAAAAAATGCTGACACCATCGTTATTATGAAAATCAAACGTCATCTCAAAAAAATCCTCGCCCTCCTCGATGAAGAAAATCTCCGCGACCAGGCTCAAATTATTAGCCAGGCCACTATGGAGGCGGAGACGGTCTACCGGGACTTGAGTGACTGGCAAGGTGATGAGAAGATTTCTTACTTTTCGACCATGATCGTCCGTAAGTCAAAGGAGGCCTAA
- a CDS encoding cobyric acid synthase, which translates to MAKHIMIQGTASDVGKSLMAAAIGRIYTNEGLRVFPFKSQNMALNSYITKSGAEMARAQVVQANACRREPDVLMNPILMKPSQDAQSQIIIKGQVYGDLNARDYHELKPQLKPMLKEVMTQLDSENDLIVLEGAGSPAEINLNDHDIVNMGMAEIADSPVILVADIDRGGVFASIYGTIALLKDQGKRIKGIIINKFRGDVSLLDPGIEQIEDLTGVKVIGVVPYLPHVIESEDSCDLHMEQTNYDASKALDVCVITLEWIANFTDLNSLSLFEDVSLRYAKQAKQVGQPDLIIIPGTANPPRALKDLEDRGLARAIQAAVSKGSHLIALGAGQTLLGQTLNDEAGNSYPGLDIFPYRSILTGAHNVYQSQCQTTYPPHEAGEEEGYPLAAYEVRTYTIQSQDYLSPFARVVKRNGTSFSGNEGYCLEGGRLIASNLHGLFDNTAWTYAYLQALAEKKDVKLQGQLPQNYAAVMEEQFQELAQHVLNHIDKEALDRIIEGEE; encoded by the coding sequence ATGGCTAAACATATAATGATCCAAGGGACCGCTTCTGATGTCGGTAAGAGCCTTATGGCAGCAGCCATTGGCCGGATCTATACTAATGAAGGACTGCGGGTCTTTCCCTTTAAATCGCAAAATATGGCCCTAAATTCTTATATTACTAAAAGCGGGGCAGAAATGGCCCGGGCCCAGGTGGTGCAAGCCAATGCCTGCCGCCGGGAACCTGACGTCTTGATGAATCCGATTTTGATGAAGCCTAGCCAAGATGCCCAATCACAGATTATTATTAAAGGGCAGGTTTACGGGGACCTCAATGCACGTGACTATCACGAATTAAAGCCCCAATTAAAACCCATGCTAAAAGAGGTTATGACCCAATTAGATTCGGAAAATGACTTGATCGTTTTAGAAGGGGCTGGGAGTCCCGCTGAGATCAACCTCAATGACCATGATATTGTGAATATGGGCATGGCAGAAATTGCTGATAGCCCAGTTATTTTAGTGGCTGATATTGACCGGGGCGGAGTCTTTGCATCGATTTACGGAACCATCGCTTTATTAAAAGACCAGGGCAAGCGGATTAAAGGCATTATTATTAATAAATTCCGGGGCGACGTCTCCTTGCTCGATCCGGGCATTGAGCAAATTGAAGACTTGACTGGGGTAAAGGTGATTGGGGTAGTTCCCTACTTACCCCATGTGATTGAAAGTGAAGATTCCTGTGACTTACATATGGAACAGACCAACTACGACGCCTCTAAGGCCCTTGATGTCTGTGTGATTACCCTGGAATGGATTGCTAACTTCACTGATTTGAATAGCTTATCGCTTTTTGAAGATGTCTCTTTGCGTTATGCTAAGCAGGCTAAGCAAGTCGGCCAACCGGACCTGATCATTATTCCAGGAACTGCCAATCCTCCAAGAGCCCTAAAAGACTTAGAAGACCGGGGTTTGGCAAGAGCTATTCAAGCAGCAGTATCTAAGGGCAGTCACCTGATTGCCTTAGGGGCAGGCCAAACCCTCTTGGGTCAAACTTTAAACGATGAAGCCGGTAATAGCTATCCCGGCCTGGATATTTTCCCTTACCGGTCGATCTTAACCGGGGCGCATAATGTCTACCAAAGCCAATGTCAAACGACTTATCCGCCACATGAAGCTGGCGAGGAAGAGGGTTACCCCTTAGCTGCTTATGAAGTCCGGACTTATACTATCCAAAGTCAGGACTACTTAAGCCCCTTTGCCCGGGTAGTTAAACGCAACGGGACAAGCTTTTCGGGGAATGAAGGTTATTGCTTAGAAGGGGGCCGTTTAATTGCAAGTAACTTACATGGCTTATTTGATAATACTGCTTGGACCTATGCTTATTTACAGGCCCTAGCTGAGAAAAAAGACGTTAAACTCCAAGGCCAGCTGCCCCAAAATTATGCAGCAGTGATGGAAGAACAATTTCAGGAACTCGCCCAACATGTTCTTAACCATATTGATAAGGAAGCCTTAGACCGAATTATTGAAGGAGAAGAATAA
- a CDS encoding cob(I)yrinic acid a,c-diamide adenosyltransferase, translating into MAIYTRTGDQGMTRLYGGHSVSKASERVGTYGAIDQLNASVGYLAALVNPKYDQVHSQLLEIQQDLFDCGSDYATLDQERPYKVKNGLADKLEAWIDDYTEATPRIKKFVLPRGTQAASFCHMLRTQTRTLERQLVQFSQVSQDYNPQVLPYINRLSDYFFSLARALNHYENYREVAYKNSRNIFSQASPERKES; encoded by the coding sequence ATGGCAATTTATACTCGAACTGGTGACCAGGGCATGACCCGACTGTACGGAGGCCACAGTGTTTCAAAAGCTTCCGAGCGGGTAGGGACTTATGGAGCGATTGACCAGTTAAATGCCAGTGTGGGCTACCTGGCCGCCTTGGTCAATCCCAAATATGACCAGGTCCACAGCCAACTCCTGGAAATCCAGCAAGATTTATTTGATTGCGGGAGTGATTATGCTACCCTAGACCAAGAACGTCCCTATAAGGTAAAAAATGGTCTAGCAGACAAGTTAGAAGCTTGGATTGATGACTATACTGAAGCAACCCCCAGAATTAAAAAGTTTGTCCTCCCCCGGGGCACTCAGGCTGCTAGCTTTTGTCATATGCTAAGAACGCAAACCCGGACCCTAGAACGCCAGCTGGTGCAATTTAGCCAAGTAAGCCAGGATTATAATCCCCAAGTTTTGCCCTATATTAACCGTTTATCGGACTATTTCTTTAGCTTGGCCCGAGCTTTAAACCATTATGAGAATTACAGGGAGGTTGCCTATAAAAATAGTCGGAATATTTTCTCCCAAGCTAGTCCAGAAAGAAAAGAGTCATAA
- a CDS encoding precorrin-2 dehydrogenase/sirohydrochlorin ferrochelatase family protein, with product MYPVMLDISHWSVLIIGGGRIAERKLQGLIKEAGRITVLAPRVTERIADWARERQVIWLKHSYQGSLDLHGYQMVFACTDKKEVNQAIAEDLGSGQLINQTGDKRASNFFNMKTINYEGYLIAISSQGQSPAGAKALGESIASYLKDKENWI from the coding sequence ATGTATCCAGTCATGTTAGATATCAGTCACTGGTCAGTTCTCATCATTGGTGGTGGGAGGATCGCTGAGCGAAAATTACAGGGACTTATAAAGGAAGCGGGGCGGATTACGGTCTTGGCTCCTCGAGTGACTGAGCGGATTGCTGACTGGGCCAGGGAAAGGCAAGTGATCTGGCTAAAGCACTCCTACCAGGGCTCTCTGGACTTACATGGTTACCAGATGGTTTTTGCTTGTACGGATAAAAAAGAGGTCAACCAGGCGATTGCGGAAGATCTTGGGTCAGGGCAATTGATCAACCAGACTGGAGACAAGCGAGCGTCAAACTTCTTTAATATGAAAACCATTAATTATGAGGGCTACTTGATTGCTATTTCCAGTCAAGGGCAGTCACCCGCTGGAGCTAAGGCTCTGGGAGAAAGTATCGCATCTTATCTAAAAGACAAGGAGAATTGGATTTGA
- the hemC gene encoding hydroxymethylbilane synthase, whose amino-acid sequence MTTYRIGTRSSRLAMQQSLEVVRALEAVYPQDEFQLVKLSTKGDKDKSSPLSKIGGKGVFVRWIEQALVQGQVDFIVHSLKDVPSQLAQGTVLAAIPKRQDPGDVILTAKGMDWRDLPDGARVGTGSLRRLAQLHALRPDLEIVHVRGNIDSRLDKLARGDFQALVLATAGLKRLQLLDYPFDSMRFNQKEANRDAHILNNYELQAHAFSLEEMIPAVGQGALAVQCLSDDQKTRQVLQAIDDPETHQAVACERVVLKALGADCNYPVGAYGQMKDQVIQLTAMIGRQDGLALVRSQLEAPLDQALALGQAVYQDLLDQGAGKWLDQGDPND is encoded by the coding sequence TTGACCACTTATCGTATTGGAACGCGAAGCAGCCGACTAGCCATGCAACAAAGTTTAGAGGTTGTCAGGGCTTTGGAGGCAGTTTACCCGCAGGATGAATTTCAATTAGTCAAATTATCCACCAAGGGGGACAAGGATAAGTCCTCCCCTCTCTCTAAAATTGGGGGTAAGGGGGTCTTTGTTCGATGGATTGAGCAGGCCCTAGTCCAAGGTCAGGTCGATTTTATTGTCCATAGTCTAAAAGATGTTCCTAGCCAATTAGCCCAAGGGACAGTTTTGGCCGCTATTCCTAAACGCCAAGACCCTGGAGATGTGATTCTGACTGCTAAAGGAATGGACTGGCGCGACTTGCCTGATGGCGCTAGGGTAGGGACTGGGAGTTTACGTCGCTTAGCCCAACTGCACGCTTTAAGACCGGATTTGGAGATTGTCCATGTCCGCGGGAATATTGATAGTCGTTTGGATAAACTCGCTCGTGGCGACTTCCAGGCCCTGGTCCTCGCCACGGCAGGCCTTAAACGCTTGCAGCTCCTTGATTATCCCTTTGACTCCATGCGCTTTAACCAAAAAGAAGCCAATCGTGACGCTCATATTCTCAACAATTATGAGCTCCAGGCCCATGCTTTTAGCCTGGAAGAAATGATTCCTGCAGTTGGCCAAGGCGCCTTGGCAGTCCAATGCCTGAGTGATGATCAGAAAACTAGACAAGTCCTCCAAGCCATTGATGACCCTGAGACCCACCAGGCAGTGGCTTGTGAGCGGGTAGTCCTTAAGGCCCTAGGAGCCGATTGTAACTATCCGGTAGGTGCCTATGGCCAAATGAAGGACCAAGTGATTCAATTAACCGCTATGATTGGTCGTCAGGACGGCTTAGCCTTGGTTAGAAGCCAATTAGAAGCCCCCCTAGACCAAGCCTTAGCCCTAGGTCAAGCGGTTTACCAAGATCTCCTGGACCAAGGAGCAGGAAAATGGTTAGATCAAGGTGACCCTAATGACTAG
- a CDS encoding uroporphyrinogen-III synthase produces MTRLLWTASRPLTKKQSARLEQAGYQLGWLPVIQLEPLDQVSDLSLRTGDAFFFVSRMAGQAAFKHLLSSDTLSQLYFFSSSQQTGRFLSQAYSIDCQALTQGGTSQEAFRHFQKIKDHYQPRIDRLIVPISPQSQGKYQALGETYLPDISIQEWIVYRKQVNRDIRPSLQAAISQASQAAPLAITIASASAWQALVDLVSLPVLEQKRSALQLWTIGPLASQAILKSSSQVKPCYEADQSNFAGLVDSLIKYKI; encoded by the coding sequence ATGACTAGACTTCTCTGGACGGCATCACGCCCCTTGACTAAAAAGCAGTCAGCTCGCTTAGAGCAAGCAGGCTACCAGCTGGGCTGGCTGCCGGTCATCCAACTAGAGCCTCTTGACCAGGTGAGTGACTTAAGTCTTAGAACGGGCGATGCTTTTTTCTTTGTCAGCCGCATGGCCGGCCAAGCTGCCTTTAAGCATTTACTATCTAGTGATACTTTAAGTCAGCTTTACTTTTTTTCCAGTAGCCAGCAAACCGGACGATTTCTTAGCCAGGCCTACTCCATTGATTGTCAAGCCCTGACCCAAGGGGGGACTAGTCAGGAAGCCTTTAGGCATTTCCAAAAAATCAAGGACCACTACCAGCCTAGGATTGACCGGCTTATCGTCCCCATTAGTCCCCAAAGCCAGGGCAAGTACCAGGCTCTAGGGGAAACTTACCTGCCTGATATAAGTATTCAGGAGTGGATCGTTTATCGAAAGCAAGTTAACCGGGACATTCGTCCATCACTTCAAGCCGCCATCAGCCAGGCTAGCCAAGCAGCGCCCCTAGCCATAACGATCGCGAGCGCCAGTGCCTGGCAGGCCTTGGTGGACTTAGTGTCCTTGCCGGTCTTAGAGCAGAAGCGGTCCGCCCTTCAATTGTGGACAATTGGCCCCTTAGCCAGTCAAGCCATTCTCAAAAGTAGCTCCCAAGTTAAACCCTGCTACGAAGCTGACCAGTCGAATTTTGCTGGTTTGGTAGACAGTCTGATTAAATATAAGATATAA
- a CDS encoding alpha/beta hydrolase: MTLLQTTLYSDSLRMDVHVNIIFPQNCARTPEEKRQSLKPPYRVLYLLHGLSSNEDGWLRFTSLERYARDLDLVIVLPTTHRGWYINNAIGYPYSNFISVELPEIIQTMLPVSTKREDTYIAGASMGGFGALKAAFTYPEKYGYVASLSGVTDLVNVFAQGPDPESPFEHQMLFDEESPAKTDNDIYYLVQQAIDNKIDLPKVYLTCGTEDDLIEQNRHFKDRFGDALELSYHEKPGEHGWDYWDPEIKKVLDWLPTI; the protein is encoded by the coding sequence ATGACTCTTTTACAGACCACGCTTTACTCAGATAGTTTGCGCATGGATGTCCATGTCAATATCATTTTTCCCCAAAACTGTGCCCGGACTCCAGAAGAGAAACGCCAAAGTTTAAAACCCCCTTACCGGGTGCTCTATCTCTTACACGGCCTATCCAGTAATGAGGATGGTTGGCTCCGCTTCACTTCCCTAGAACGCTATGCCCGTGACCTGGACTTGGTCATTGTCCTACCTACTACCCACCGCGGCTGGTACATTAACAATGCCATTGGTTACCCCTATAGCAATTTCATTAGTGTCGAACTGCCCGAAATCATCCAAACCATGCTCCCGGTGTCAACTAAGCGAGAAGATACCTATATCGCTGGTGCTTCCATGGGCGGCTTTGGGGCTTTAAAGGCAGCCTTCACCTATCCGGAAAAATATGGGTATGTGGCTAGCCTATCGGGAGTCACCGACCTGGTCAATGTCTTTGCCCAAGGCCCTGATCCTGAGTCTCCTTTCGAACATCAAATGCTCTTTGACGAGGAATCTCCCGCCAAAACTGACAATGACATTTATTACTTAGTCCAACAAGCCATTGACAATAAGATCGACCTACCTAAAGTGTATTTGACCTGTGGGACTGAAGATGACTTAATCGAGCAAAACCGCCACTTCAAAGACCGCTTTGGCGATGCCTTAGAGCTCTCCTACCATGAAAAGCCTGGCGAACACGGTTGGGACTACTGGGACCCAGAAATTAAAAAGGTACTTGACTGGTTACCTACTATTTAA
- a CDS encoding leucyl aminopeptidase — MKFVSNENFTNHVYLVEAGQDLSMVDQATQDYLKGQLDFKGQAKQVYRSLGPNSQNLVLVGLGEKPQRDSYVLAAFLAAKELKAAKVEAANVSFAATGRAALEGVIEGFLQSDYRFDRYLSDKATNSLAKINLPKKVADLDQVVEEVTHLVEGVNATRDLVNTPSNHLSPAQLADQAKDLLTGLGVEVEIFDKQQIEDLGMEALLAVNAGSVNEPRFLVMNYLPQGPEEKAIALVGKGITYDSGGYALKPANSMIDMKDDMAGAAAVIGSIYALAKNKVNKNVVGVAAITENLVSASSYKNGDIIGSMKGTTIEVLNTDAEGRVTLADSIYYAAAKVNSECVIDLATLTGACLVALGERTAGAMTNDPELFQAVDQAAENVGEPIWQLPAPEELREAVKGTNADLRNSTGRNGGTITAGVFLEHFVEGKPWVHLDIAGPAFGEKAYRYLPQGATGVPVKTLYQFVKGQAESK; from the coding sequence ATGAAATTTGTCAGCAATGAAAATTTTACCAATCATGTTTACTTAGTGGAGGCTGGTCAAGACTTAAGCATGGTCGACCAGGCCACCCAAGACTATTTAAAAGGCCAACTGGACTTTAAGGGCCAAGCCAAGCAAGTCTACCGTTCTCTAGGTCCTAATAGCCAAAACTTAGTTTTAGTCGGCCTCGGTGAAAAGCCTCAACGCGATAGCTATGTGCTTGCGGCTTTCTTGGCAGCTAAAGAATTAAAGGCGGCTAAGGTTGAAGCAGCCAATGTTTCCTTTGCGGCTACGGGCCGTGCCGCCCTGGAAGGGGTTATTGAAGGTTTCCTACAAAGCGACTATCGTTTTGACCGTTACCTCAGTGATAAAGCTACAAATTCCCTAGCCAAGATTAACCTGCCTAAAAAAGTCGCTGACCTTGACCAAGTGGTTGAGGAAGTGACTCATTTAGTGGAAGGAGTTAATGCGACGCGCGATTTAGTCAATACTCCTTCTAATCATCTCAGCCCCGCTCAACTAGCCGACCAAGCCAAGGACTTGTTAACTGGGCTTGGGGTAGAAGTGGAAATCTTCGATAAACAGCAAATCGAAGACTTGGGCATGGAAGCCCTCCTAGCAGTTAATGCTGGTTCGGTCAATGAACCTCGCTTCTTAGTGATGAATTATCTCCCTCAAGGCCCCGAAGAAAAGGCCATCGCCTTAGTTGGCAAGGGGATTACCTATGACTCCGGTGGCTACGCCTTAAAACCAGCCAACTCCATGATCGACATGAAGGACGACATGGCTGGGGCAGCAGCCGTGATTGGCAGTATTTACGCCTTAGCTAAAAACAAGGTCAATAAAAACGTTGTAGGTGTGGCTGCCATCACCGAAAACTTGGTCTCTGCCAGCTCCTATAAAAATGGGGATATTATTGGTTCCATGAAGGGAACGACGATTGAGGTCTTGAATACTGACGCTGAGGGTCGGGTGACCTTGGCAGATTCGATTTACTATGCGGCTGCTAAAGTGAATAGTGAGTGCGTGATTGACCTAGCGACCTTAACGGGGGCTTGCTTAGTTGCTCTTGGTGAACGGACAGCTGGGGCCATGACCAATGATCCTGAGCTCTTCCAAGCAGTAGACCAAGCTGCTGAAAATGTTGGGGAGCCCATTTGGCAACTACCAGCACCAGAAGAATTACGGGAAGCCGTTAAGGGCACCAATGCCGACTTAAGAAACTCTACCGGACGCAATGGGGGAACCATCACTGCAGGGGTCTTCTTAGAACACTTTGTGGAAGGTAAGCCATGGGTTCACTTGGATATTGCTGGCCCTGCCTTCGGAGAAAAAGCCTACCGCTACCTCCCTCAAGGAGCAACCGGTGTGCCAGTCAAAACCTTATACCAATTTGTGAAAGGACAAGCTGAATCCAAGTAG